The window ACCTCCAACGTGACGGTATCGGTCGCGATTGTCAGATGGTTCAAGCAAAAGCAGGGACTGATGATCAGCATCATTGTTTTGGGAATGGCCGGGGGTCCGACATTATTTGCCCCGATGAATATTTATCTGATTGATTGGATCGGCTGGCGCTGGATGTTTGTGATATACGGCGCGATTTATGCGCTGATTCTTACCCCGTTGTATTTCTTCCTGTACAAAGACCGGCCCGCAGCCGCTCCGGCTGCGGAACCGCCGGTTCAGGAGCGGGCAAAGAAGTCCGCCAAAACAACCGGAGTACGGCCGGCGTCGATACTTAGGCAGCCTGTAACCTGGATGCTCGTTATTCCGTATGTGATCTGCGGTTTTACCGATATCGGATTGATTCAGACGCATCTGGTTCCGTTAGGAGAAGACCGTCATTTTTCGAATACGACGATGGCTGATGTGATGCTGGTATATGGAGTGCTAAATATTATCGGAACGGTGGGGGTCGGTTATTTGACCGATCTGATGAGCAGCAAGAAGATTCTTTTTATGTTATACAGCCTTCGAGTCGTAGGCTTGCTGATTTTGAGCTTTACGAACGATTCGGTTTGGTTGTTCATATTTGCTGCGATGTACGGCCTTACGGATATCGCGACGATAGCTCCGTTTACGATGCTTTGCAGCAAAATATACGGTGTGGAGCGAATGGGATCGGCATTCGGTTTCATCAGCTTTTTTCATCAGTTCGGAGCCGCGGCGGGGTCTTTGGTTCCCGGAATCCTGTTTGGAATTTCCCATAATTACGCGTCCACGCTTTGGTTGAGCACCGGACTGCTGGTCTTTAATTCAATTATGATACTCTCAGTAAATGAATCAAGAACAACAAAAGCCGCCGTATCCGTGAACAGTGCTTGATATTCTCTTATTCCACAGACTCCAAGGCTTCTTTGGCCATGATCTGAAGCGTGACGTCATCCATCGGCGGATTGTGCAGTCCCGCGCGGACATCACGGTAATAGCGTTCCAGAGGATTAGCCTTCAACAGGCTTTGT of the Ferviditalea candida genome contains:
- a CDS encoding MFS transporter, with the translated sequence MNKGLFKQEHAEGSKFYYGYVIVFLSFLVLFASMGIRGTFGTFVTPWETTFGASRLTVSFVSFTSLVIFGISIVAAGRLSDRWGPRKVLSLGLFILGICMAASFFAKTIWHLAILYGVLASVGFGFTSNVTVSVAIVRWFKQKQGLMISIIVLGMAGGPTLFAPMNIYLIDWIGWRWMFVIYGAIYALILTPLYFFLYKDRPAAAPAAEPPVQERAKKSAKTTGVRPASILRQPVTWMLVIPYVICGFTDIGLIQTHLVPLGEDRHFSNTTMADVMLVYGVLNIIGTVGVGYLTDLMSSKKILFMLYSLRVVGLLILSFTNDSVWLFIFAAMYGLTDIATIAPFTMLCSKIYGVERMGSAFGFISFFHQFGAAAGSLVPGILFGISHNYASTLWLSTGLLVFNSIMILSVNESRTTKAAVSVNSA